One part of the Raphanus sativus cultivar WK10039 chromosome 7, ASM80110v3, whole genome shotgun sequence genome encodes these proteins:
- the LOC108817566 gene encoding 5-methyltetrahydropteroyltriglutamate--homocysteine methyltransferase 1 yields MASHIVGYPRMGPKRELKFALESFWDKKSTAEDLQKVSADLRSSIWKQMSEAGTKYIPSNTFAHYDQVLDTTAMLGAVPPRYGFAGGEIGLDVYFSMARGNASVPAMEMTKWFDTNYHYIVPELGPDVKFSYASHKAVNEYKEAKALGVDTVPVLVGPVSYLLLSKAAKGVEKSFDLLSLLPKILPVYKEVITELKAAGATWIQLDEPVLVMDLEGHKLQAFTGAYAELESTLSGLNVLVETYFADIPAEAYKTLTSLKGVTAFGFDLVRGTKTLDLVKAGFPEGKYLFAGVVDGRNIWANDFAASLSTLQALEGVVGKDKLVVSTSCSLLHTAVDLVNETKLDDEIKSWLAFAAQKIVEVNALAKALAGQKDEGLFSANAAALASRRSSPRVTNEGVQKAAAALKGSDHRRATNVSARLDAQQKKLNLPILPTTTIGSFPQTVELRRVRREYKAKKVSEEDYVKAMKEEIKKVVDLQEELDIDVLVHGEPERNDMVEYFGEQLSGFAFTANGWVQSYGSRCVKPPVIYGDVSRPKAMTVFWSAMAQSMTSRPMKGMLTGPVTILNWSFVRNDQPRHETCYQIALAIKDEVEDLEKGGINVIQIDEAALREGLPLRKSEHAFYLDWAVHSFRITNCGVQDTTQIHTHMCYSHFNDIIHSIIDMDADVITIENSRSDEKLLSVFREGVKYGAGIGPGVYDIHSPRIPSSEEIADRVNKMLAVLEQNILWVNPDCGLKTRKYTEVKPALKNMVDAAKLIRSQLASAK; encoded by the exons atggCGTCACACATTGTTGGATATCCACGTATGGGCCCCAAGAGAGAGCTCAAGTTCGCGTTGGAATCATTCTGGGATAAGAAGAGCACAGCTGAGGATCTTCAGAAGGTGTCAGCTGACCTCAGGTCTTCCATCTGGAAGCAGATGTCTGAGGCTGGGACCAAGTACATCCCCAGCAACACCTTTGCTCACTACGACCAGGTTCTCGACACCACCGCCATGCTCGGTGCTGTTCCACCCAGATACGGGTTCGCCGGTGGTGAGATCGGTTTGGATGTTTACTTCTCCATGGCTAGAGGTAACGCCTCTGTTCCCGCCATGGAGATGACCAAGTGGTTTGACACCAACTA CCATTACATTGTTCCTGAGTTGGGCCCTGACGTCAAGTTCTCTTACGCATCTCACAAGGCTGTGAATGAGTACAAGGAGGCCAAGGCA CTTGGTGTTGACACCGTCCCTGTACTTGTTGGCCCTGTCTCTTACTTGTTGCTTTCTAAGGCTGCCAAGGGTGTGGAGAAGTCATTTgaccttctctctcttctccccAAAATTCTTCCTGTCTACAA GGAAGTGATCACCGAGCTTAAGGCTGCTGGTGCCACCTGGATTCAGCTTGACGAGCCTGTTCTTGTTATGGATCTTGAGGGTCACAAACTTCAGGCCTTCACCGGCGCTTATGCTGAACTTGAATCAACTCTTTCTGGATTGAATGTTCTTGTTGAGACCTACTTCGCTGATATCCCCGCTGAAGCATACAAGACCCTAACTTCGTTGAAGGGTGTGACTGCCTTTGGATTTGACTTGGTTCGTGGGACTAAGACCCTTGATTTGGTCAAGGCAGGTTTCCCCGAGGGAAAGTACCTCTTCGCTGGTGTTGTTGATGGAAGGAACATCTGGGCCAATGACTTTGCTGCGTCTCTCAGCACCTTGCAGGCACTTGAGGGTGTTGTTGGAAAAG ACAAGCTTGTGGTCTCAACCTCCTGCTCTCTTCTCCACACCGCCGTCGATCTTGTAAACGAGACCAAGCTTGACGACGAAATCAAGTCATGGTTGGCGTTTGCTGCCCAGAAGATCGTTGAAGTGAACGCATTGGCCAAGGCTTTGGCTGGTCAGAAGGATGAG GGCCTTTTCTCCGCCAACGCTGCTGCTTTGGCTTCAAGGAGGTCTTCCCCAAGAGTCACCAACGAGGGTGTTCAGAAGGCC GCTGCTGCTTTGAAGGGCTCAGACCACCGTCGTGCAACTAATGTTAGCGCTAGGTTAGATGCTCAACAGAAGAAGCTTAACCTCCCAATCCTGCCAACCACCACCATTGGATCCTTCCCCCAGACTGTAGAACTCAGGAGAGTTCGCAGAGAATACAAGGCTAAGAA GGTTTCCGAGGAGGACTATGTTAAGGCCATGAAGGAAGAGATCAAGAAAGTTGTTGACCTCCAAGAGGAACTTGACATTGATGTTCTCGTTCACGGAGAGCCAGAG AGAAACGACATGGTTGAGTACTTTGGGGAGCAATTGTCTGGTTTTGCCTTCACTGCAAACGGATGGGTCCAATCTTATGGATCTCGTTGTGTGAAGCCACCAGTTATCTACGGTGATGTGAGCCGTCCCAAGGCAATGACCGTCTTCTGGTCCGCAATGGCTCAGAGCATGACCTCTCGCCCAATGAAGGGTATGCTTACCGGCCCTGTCACCATTCTTAACTGGTCCTTCGTCAGAAACGACCAACCcag GCACGAAACCTGTTACCAGATCGCTTTGGCCATCAAGGACGAAGTTGAGGATCTTGAGAAAGGTGGAATTAATGTCATTCAGATCGATGAGGCTGCACTCAGAGAAGGATTACCACTCAGGAAATCCGAACATGCTTTCTACTTGGACTGGGCTGTTCACTCCTTCAGAATCACCAACTGTGGCGTCCAAGACACTACCCAG ATCCACACTCACATGTGCTACTCTCACTTCAACGACATCATACACTCCATCATCGACATGGATGCTGATGTGATCACCATCGAGAACTCCCGATCCGATGAGAAGCTTCTCTCTGTCTTCCGTGAGGGAGTGAAGTACGGTGCTGGAATTGGTCCAGGTGTCTACGACATCCACTCTCCAAGAATACCATCCTCTGAGGAAATCGCGGACAGAGTGAACAAGATGCTTGCTGTCCTAGAGCAGAACATCCTTTGGGTGAACCCTGACTGTGGTCTCAAGACCCGTAAGTACACAGAGGTCAAGCCTGCGTTGAAGAACATGGTTGATGCGGCTAAGCTCATCCGCTCCCAGCTCGCCAGCGCCAAGTGA
- the LOC108817389 gene encoding uncharacterized protein LOC108817389 — protein MISDRSEFRVQIRRLFVIVIRTSYRWISSHPFLLGCVGGLYLVYRACPLLFSPLLAASPVLVCTFVLLGAILSFGEPNIIPEIEIETAEPETTVHEAAPFRTEVSRDPTVVVESGDESFTVERLVSTEKDGNGDADRVVENQLNEVEEQHFDYRPLVDEVKRESQVKFEERAFVLDLEKKGDGEEEKFIGNDGKHDAEQPRKIGGSLDEMMEEDSKDVSPVSPWRPMRHEEGEDDDDADDSLDSSSDGAESSSPDPSMTDIIPMLDELHPLLHSENPGRDLEGSDATSEEPDMSSSSSDEGVESDVNSESHGEEGDDNNNKEEEGKKEEKDDECKSPITWTEADQKNVMDLGSLELERNQRLESLIARRRSRNNMRMMAERNLIDFDCADDVPFNMPPISTARLNPFDLSYDDMGLPPIPGSAPSIMFARRNPFDLPYEPNEEKPDLKGDGFEEEFSSPQRKEPVFRRHESFSVGPSMLGGGPRHDRLRPFFVLERLAHERASYYPFERQLSEVSESKVSSVPDTESVCTILEYEEKKVDEHDADRETDLAKTDMASDHDDEKASDHDDEKSHSSEDSDFDEQGDSKNLHHHVAEIILGSAETQVTTHHDQSNMTDGETSDKTKHDEEASSDSDSSVSEMEEERANTNENEAMLISEQKADLHDKSGTSSGGLDIHVARGMEGDYHHDEAPAFITALPSLEESAIHELCDLVGDHHEKPVYDSSPPSASRNNGEEVQENADNEREVYSESIGSGETETSTREVGESSTHVTGEASLVFDGQKNSTVSVSEFEEALLDPSSLPLDKNENADHQEDGSLSVSSQEDLEELHEEVKEAVDTRALDVSESLGDSVSPTEEEVVSTGIVEQHLQVEHTSSPCGYGDTMEHVATLEESPDVVHDKAETSVNRGVAEGIMQEEEDQQKDEATPQTSSADIPVDSYATLSSGAVEYVDTHSFDDEYAPQVDQDPVQSSVSDAKEETHPNQTMDIEVDCVNTSAQNVGSEETTPFESDREPTWSDKSVVEQSSLEPGEDQIPAREAPVSVVFSRNITFHEDHDAPEDTAELSCLTSDTSSSPAESPEYETPMVGEGSKADFFQETVNEGLDHEVERLDQLTDLRAISQSPPEVITEEAERLDQLTDLHAISQSPPEVITEEAGEIKEIDEEGLLSELDTSLDFSAKEVVPNSEPEPSSIGSDTANEQTEALPVLEAGSVEDRESAFQQIHEGSEVEDVILPSTIQDQLAHENSENSTEAKSDLTVVEATSKDDLDTAMNQAVVESMGKQPMSPGSDGGSGETKRAVEMEPSGSLVEERYLDETNVHLTNTPEKEEEESRPKEITTSYDASSIEARSLEEIPKPSEPKEEMAMEVISEREVAPTEAIESSNVTLRSDEVVTEEAKAETSSNIDGILESPESKETPEDLGESIAEYKVKTEEKKGKGKSDSSSSSSSSSDSD, from the exons ATGATCAGTGATCGGTCTGAGTTCAGAGTTCAAATACGGAGATTATTTGTGATCGTGATCAGAACTTCCTATAGATGGATCAGCAGTCATCCCTTTCTCCTTGGCTGTGTTGGGGGTTTGTATCTTGTGTATAGAGCTTGTCCTCTTTTATTTTCTCCCTTGCTGGCTGCATCTCCTGTTCTGGTCTGCACATTCGTTTTGCTTGGGGCGATTCTTAGTTTCGGAGAGCCGAATATTATACCTGAGATCGAGATCGAAACAGCAGAGCCGGAAACTACTGTTCACGAGGCTGCTCCTTTTAGAACTGAGGTTTCGAGGGATCCTACTGTTGTTGTTGAGAGTGGCGACGAGAGTTTTACGGTGGAGAGGCTGGTGAGCACGGAGAAAGATGGAAATGGTGATGCTGACAGAGTAGTGGAAAACCAGCTGAATGAGGTTGAGGAACAACATTTTGATTACAGGCCTTTGGTTGATGAGGTCAAACGTGAGAGTCAGGTTAAGTTTGAGGAGAGAGCATTTGTTTTGGATTTGGAGAAGAAGGGAgatggagaagaggagaagtTTATTGGAAATGATGGGAAGCATGATGCAGAACAGCCGAGGAAAATTGGTGGATCTTTAGATGAAATGATGGAGGAGGATTCAAAGGATGTATCTCCAGTCTCACCTTGGAGACCAATGAGGCATGAGGAGGgcgaggatgatgatgatgcagacGACTCACTGGATTCTAGTTCTGATGGTGCGGAAAGTTCTTCACCTGACCCCTCTATGACAGACATCATCCCCATGCTTGATGAGCTTCACCCGCTTTTACACTCTGAGAATCCAGGTCGTGATCTTGAAGGATCAGATGCAACTTCAGAGGAGCCAGATatgagtagtagtagtagtgaTGAAGGAGTGGAGTCTGATGTTAACAGCGAAAGTCATGGAGAAGAGGGAgacgacaacaacaacaaagaggaagaggggaagaaggaagagaaggaCGACGAATGTAAATCACCAATCACATGGACTGAGGCTGACCAAAAGAATGTCATGGATCTAGGAAGTCTCGAGCTTGAAAGAAACCAACGGTTGGAGAGTCTTATCGCCAGGAGAAGGTCTCGCAACAATATGAGAATGATGGCAGAGAGAAACCTGATTGATTTTGACTGTGCTGATGATGTTCCCTTTAATATGCCGCCAATCTCAACCGCAAGGCTGAATCCATTTGATCTTTCGTATGATGATATGGGACTACCACCTATCCCTGGCTCTGCTCCGTCCATTATGTTCGCGAGGAGAAACCCGTTTGATCTTCCGTACGAGCCAAATGAAGAAAAGCCAGACCTCAAGGGTGACGGTTTCGAGGAAGAGTTCTCTTCTCCACAACGTAAGGAGCCAGTGTTCAGAAGACATGAGAGTTTTAGTGTAGGTCCATCAATGCTCGGAGGAGGTCCTAGACATGATAGGCTACGACCTTTCTTCGTGCTGGAGAGACTAGCACATGAGAGAGCGAGCTATTATCCATTTGAAAGGCAGCTCAGTGAAGTGAGTGAATCAAAAGTCAGTTCTGTACCTGATACTGAATCTGTCTGCACAATCCTGGAGTATGAAGAAAAGAAGGTGGATGAGCATGATGCTGATCGAGAAACAGATTTAGCTAAAACTGATATGGCGTCTGACCATGATGATGAAAAAGCTTCTGACCATGATGATGAAAAAAGCCATTCTTCAGAAGATTCCGATTTTGATGAACAAGGTGATAGCAAAAATCTTCATCATCATGTGGCTGAGATAATACTGGGAAGTGCAGAAACACAGGTTACTACACACCATGATCAATCAAATATGACGGACGGAGAAACTTCTGATAAGACAAAACATGATGAAGAGGCCTCCAGTGATAGCGATTCATCTGTATCAGAGATGGAAGAAGAGAGAGCCAATACTAATGAGAATGAAGCAATGTTGATTTCAGAGCAGAAAGCTGATCTTCATGACAAATCAGGTACTTCTTCTGGAGGATTAGATATTCACGTTGCAAGAGGGATGGAGGGTGATTATCACCATGATGAAGCGCCTGCTTTCATTACTGCACTCCCCTCGTTGGAGGAGTCAGCAATTCATGAGCTTTGTGATTTGGTGGGTGACCACCACGAAAAACCTGTTTATGATTCGAGTCCTCCCTCAGCCAGTAGAAATAATGGCGAAGAAGTACAAGAAAATGCAGATAATGAACGTGAAGTATATTCTGAAAGCATAGGTTCTGGTGAGACTGAAACAAGTACAAGGGAAGTTGGAGAGAGTAGCACGCATGTTACAGGAGAGGCAAGCCTTGTATTTGATGGTCAAAAGAACTCAACTGTTTCAGTGTCTGAATTTGAGGAAGCCTTACTTGATCCGTCCTCTCTACCTTTGGATAAGAACGAGAATGCTGATCACCAGGAGGATGGCTCTTTATCTGTTTCTAGTCAAGAAGATCTTGAAGAGCTGCATGAAGAAGTGAAAGAGGCTGTAGATACCAGAGCGCTAGATGTTAGTGAATCTTTGGGGGACTCGGTTTCTCCTACAGAAGAGGAAGTAGTATCTACAGGGATAGTTGAACAACATCTTCAAGTTGAGCATACAAGTTCACCTTGTGGATATGGTGACACGATGGAGCATGTGGCTACACTGGAAGAATCACCTGATGTGGTACATGACAAAGCTGAAACTTCAGTAAACAGAGGAGTAGCTGAAGGCATAATGCAGGAGGAAGAGGATCAACAAAAAGATGAAGCCACTCCTCAAACATCCAGTGCAGACATACCAGTTGACAGCTACGCCACTTTGTCTTCTGGAGCAGTTGAGTATGTTGATACGCATTCATTTGATGACGAATATGCTCCACAAGTGGATCAAGATCCAGTTCAGTCATCAGTTTCTGATGCCAAGGAAGAAACACACCCCAACCAAACTATGGATATTGAAGTAGACTGTGTGAATACTAGTGCACAAAATGTGGGATCCGAAGAAACGACTCCATTTGAATCAGATAGAGAACCGACCTGGTCAGATAAATCAGTGGTTGAACAATCATCCCTTGAACCTGGTGAAGATCAA ATACCAGCACGTGAAGCTCCTGTTAGTGTGGTCTTTTCCCGCAACATCACTTTCCACGAAGATCACGATGCTCCTGAGGATACAGCCGAGTTATCTTGTTTGACATCTGACACATCCTCATCTCCGGCAGAGTCTCCTGAGTACGAAACACCTATGGTTGGTGAAGGCTCGAAGGCGGACTTCTTCCAAGAAACTGTTAATGAGGGGCTTGACCATGAAGTCGAGCGGTTAGATCAGCTTACAGATTTACGTGCAATATCTCAAAGTCCTCCTGAAGTTATCACCGAAGAAGCAGAGCGGTTAGATCAGCTTACAGATTTACATGCAATATCTCAAAGTCCTCCTGAAGTTATCACTGAAGAGGCAGGCGAGATAAAAGAGATTGATGAAGAAGGATTGTTGTCTGAACTTGACACGAGTTTAGACTTCAGTGCTAAAGAAGTTGTGCCAAATTCTGAACCTGAGCCATCTTCAATAGGATCAGACACTGCTAATGAACAGACGGAAGCTCTGCCTGTTCTTGAAGCGGGATCTGTTGAAGACAGAGAATCTGCTTTCCAGCAGATCCATGAAGGATCTGAGGTTGAGGATGTTATACTCCCAAGCACCATTCAAGACCAGTTGGCTCATGAAAACTCTGAAAACTCAACAGAGGCCAAGTCAGATTTAACAGTGGTGGAAGCTACGTCGAAAGATGATCTAGATACTGCTATGAATCAGGCTGTTGTAGAGAGCATGGGCAAGCAACCAATGTCGCCAGGATCAGATGGTGGGTCTGGAGAAACCAAACGTGCAGTTGAAATGGAACCGTCAGGGTCTTTAGTTGAAGAAAGATATCTTGATGAGACAAATGTTCATCTGACGAACACAcctgagaaagaagaagaggaaagtaGACCGAAAGAGATAACCACATCATACGATGCATCGTCTATAGAAGCTCGATCACTGGAGGAAATTCCAAAACCTTCAGAACCAAAGGAGGAGATGGCAATGGAAGTAATCTCTGAAAGAGAGGTGGCACCCACAGAAGCCATTGAGTCTAGTAATGTAACACTAAGAAGCGATGAAGTTGTGACTGAAGAAGCAAAAGCTGAGACCTCAAGCAACATTGATGGGATTTTAGAGAGTCCTGAGTCCAAAGAAACTCCTGAAGATTTAGGGGAAAGCATCGCAGAGTATAAAGTAAAGACAGAGGAGAAGAAGGGGAAGGGTAAGTCCGATTCTTCAAGCTCAAGCTCTAGTTCAAGTGACTCAGATTGA
- the LOC108814189 gene encoding uncharacterized protein LOC108814189, which yields MSVTAGVSEAALATRAKLRGGIGQTKVKRYWPGKAPEWADEAEDDEDVRMHNKADVLDRKHDDLGVARKDDPRLRRLAQTRAENREEVREDHRRVRQAEIVSTEEEELRNHQDEEEDEDALEERRRRIREKNLKRAKEEADLLPLEEEDEVEDEDEEEEESEYETDSEDDMPGSITMIKPVFVPKAERDTVAERERLEAEEQALEELAKRKLEMRKIETKQIVVEEVRKDEEIRKNMLLQEANIGDVETDDEINEAEEYEVWKTREIARIKRERDAKEAMLREREEIEKLRNMTEQERREWERKNPKPSSTQPKKKWNFMQKYYHKGAFFQADPDDEAGSVGTDGIFQRDFSAPTGEDRLDKSILPKVMQVKHFGRSRRTKWTHLVNEDTTDWSNPWTSNDPLREKYNKKMAGMNGPIEKPKGSKKMKDWET from the exons ATGTCTGTCACTGCGGGAGTGAGTGAAGCTGCACTTGCCACGAGGGCGAAACTCCGAGGTGGGATTGGACAGACTAAAGTGAAAAGATACTGGCCTGGTAAAGCTCCCGAGTGGGCCGATGAAGCCgaggatgatgaagatgttAGGATGCACAACAAGGCTGACGTTTTGGATCGAAAGCATGATGACTTAGGGGTTGCTAGGAAAGATGATCCGAGACTGCGTCGTTTAGCTCAGACAAGAGCTGAAAACCGTGAAGAAGTTAGAGAAGATCATCGGCGCGTTAGGCAGGCTGAGATTGTATCTACAGAGGAAGAAGAGTTGAGGAATCATCAagacgaggaagaagatgaagatgcgTTGGaagagagaaggaggagaaTCAGAGAGAAGAACCTCAAAAGAGCTAAGGAGGAGGCTGATCTGCTTCCTttggaggaagaggacgaggtggaagatgaagatgaggaggaagaggagTCTGAGTACGAGACTGATTCCGAAGACGATATGCCCGGTAGTATCACCATGATCAAGCCTGTTTTCGTACCGAAAGCCGAGAGAGACACGGTTGCAGAGCGTGAAAGGCTTGAAGCCGAGGAGCAAGCTCTGGAGGAGCTAGCCAAGAGGAAGCTCGAGATGAGGAAGATAGAGACGAAGCAGATAGTTGTTGAGGAAGTTAGGAAAGACGAGGAGATACGCAAGAACATGTTACTGCAAGAAGCGAACATCGGAGACGTGGAGACCGACGACGAGATCAACGAAGCTGAGGAGTACGAAGTGTGGAAGACGAGAGAGATCGCTAGGATCAAGAGAGAGAGGGATGCGAAGGAAGCGATGCTGAGAGAGAGGGAAGAGATAGAGAAGCTGAGGAACATGACGGAGCAGGAGAGAAGAGAGTGGGAGAGGAAGAATCCGAAGCCTTCGTCGACTCAGCCGAAGAAGAAGTGGAACTTCATGCAGAAGTATTATCACAAGGGAGCCTTCTTCCAGGCGGATCCTGATGATGAGGCGGGATCCGTGGGGACGGATGGTATATTTCAGCGAGACTTCTCTGCTCCAACGGGAGAAGATAGGTTGGACAAATCGATTCTGCCGAAAGTCATGCAAGTCAAGCACTTTGGTCGCAGTAGAAGGACTAAATGGACTCACCTTGTTAATGAGGATACAACAGATTGGAGTAACCC GTGGACTTCTAATGATCCTCTACGCGAAAAATACAACAAGAAAATGGCGGGCATGAATGGTCCTATTGAGAAACCGAAGGGGAGCAAGAAGATGAAAGATTGGGAGACATAA